One Halobacterium sp. DL1 DNA window includes the following coding sequences:
- a CDS encoding xanthine permease has translation MTSDTDQTREPQRSDDSEMITDGGSEASMVEYGIDDKPPLGLSILLGTQHWLTMIGATVAIPLVLAGFLGFDASQTAQLIGTFFVVSGIATLAQTTIGNKYPIVQGGTFSMLGPAIAIIVVLGGADGGASSTVMMRELQGAIIIAGAIEVLIGYFGVFGKLKKYIGPLTISVVIALIGLALIGVPQITTASQNWYLAGLTLVLIVLFSQYLDDYSRAFKLFPVLLGLGLAYLLAAVLSVAGIVEIVSFSAISEAPLFRPIVPFQWGAPLFTPSFAAGMVAGMLASAIESFGDYHSVARMAGEGAPNKKRINHGLGMEGLGNVFAGIMGTGNGSTSYTENVGAIGITGVASRYVVQIGAVVMIVVGYVGYFGAFVTTIPNAIVGGLFLAMFAQIVGVGLSQLQHVDLNQNRNVFVLGFGLFAGLSIPQYVSSVQGAEGLSFEAGFSQVPVLGSVLGIPEVATTISIILGTEIAVGGIAAFILDNTIPGTAEERGLTAWEDITEDEDAFEPYHERFMGGGEPANKELADD, from the coding sequence ATGACATCAGACACTGACCAAACAAGAGAACCGCAGCGCTCGGACGACTCCGAGATGATAACAGACGGTGGAAGCGAGGCCTCGATGGTCGAGTACGGCATCGATGACAAGCCTCCGCTCGGTCTGTCAATCCTGCTGGGAACCCAGCACTGGTTGACGATGATCGGCGCGACGGTCGCCATCCCGCTCGTACTCGCGGGCTTCCTCGGATTCGACGCATCCCAAACGGCGCAACTCATCGGGACGTTCTTCGTCGTCTCCGGCATCGCGACGCTCGCCCAGACTACGATCGGCAACAAGTACCCGATCGTTCAGGGGGGGACGTTCTCGATGCTCGGCCCGGCAATCGCCATCATCGTCGTGCTCGGCGGCGCCGACGGTGGCGCGAGTTCTACCGTCATGATGCGCGAACTGCAGGGCGCCATCATCATCGCCGGTGCGATTGAGGTACTCATCGGCTACTTCGGCGTCTTCGGGAAACTCAAGAAGTACATCGGGCCGCTGACGATCTCCGTGGTCATCGCGCTAATTGGGTTGGCGCTCATCGGCGTCCCCCAGATCACGACTGCGTCCCAGAACTGGTACTTGGCGGGCCTGACGCTCGTGCTCATCGTGCTGTTCTCGCAGTACCTCGACGACTACTCGCGGGCGTTCAAGCTGTTCCCGGTTCTTCTCGGATTGGGGCTCGCCTACCTCCTCGCAGCGGTACTCTCCGTTGCGGGCATCGTCGAGATTGTGAGCTTCTCCGCCATCAGCGAGGCACCCCTATTCCGCCCCATCGTGCCCTTCCAGTGGGGGGCACCCCTGTTCACGCCGTCGTTCGCGGCAGGCATGGTCGCGGGGATGCTCGCGTCGGCCATCGAGAGCTTCGGTGACTACCACTCCGTCGCGCGGATGGCTGGTGAGGGTGCGCCGAACAAGAAGCGCATCAACCACGGCCTCGGCATGGAGGGCCTCGGCAACGTCTTCGCGGGCATCATGGGGACCGGCAACGGCTCCACGTCCTACACGGAGAACGTCGGCGCCATCGGCATCACCGGCGTCGCGTCCCGCTACGTCGTCCAGATCGGTGCCGTCGTGATGATCGTCGTCGGCTACGTCGGCTACTTCGGCGCGTTCGTCACGACGATTCCGAACGCCATCGTCGGCGGCCTGTTCCTGGCGATGTTCGCACAGATCGTCGGCGTCGGGCTCTCGCAGCTCCAGCACGTCGACCTGAACCAGAACCGTAACGTGTTCGTGCTCGGGTTCGGCCTCTTCGCGGGCCTCTCCATCCCGCAGTACGTCTCCAGCGTCCAGGGTGCAGAGGGGCTGTCCTTCGAAGCCGGCTTCTCGCAGGTGCCGGTGCTCGGCTCCGTCCTCGGCATCCCCGAGGTCGCGACCACCATCAGCATCATCCTCGGCACGGAGATCGCGGTCGGCGGCATCGCCGCGTTCATCCTCGACAACACCATCCCCGGAACCGCGGAGGAACGCGGCCTCACCGCCTGGGAGGACATCACCGAGGACGAGGACGCCTTCGAGCCGTACCACGAGCGGTTCATGGGGGGTGGCGAACCCGCCAACAAAGAACTCGCGGACGACTGA
- a CDS encoding 3-ketoacyl-CoA thiolase, translated as MERAITIAGAGMTRFASDADADVRTLLERAGTRALDDADVAGHELDAVHVGNMAAEAFEDLSGLHNALAASLGAYGAQADRVENTSASGASAFQRGLQAVASGAADTALVAGGERMSSASTETATGVIGSIVHPEEYEYGVTLPSFGGLAADGYLRRYDAPYEALATVAAKNHANGANNEYAQFQKEITVEDAVESPRIADPLRLYDCCPTSDGAAALVLQAEGGDVAVRACESAVGTHAVAERDDPLEIASVATAGERAFAAADRDQGDIDVACIHDAFTVLELLELEELGFYDEGEAWRATMDGETRLDGDLPVNPGGGLKARGHPLGATGVSQLVELVWQLRGEADGRQVDCETGLAVNVAGFGNNAVCSILEENT; from the coding sequence ATGGAGAGAGCCATCACTATCGCCGGCGCCGGCATGACCCGCTTCGCTTCGGACGCGGACGCCGACGTCAGGACGCTGCTGGAGCGCGCGGGGACGCGCGCGCTCGACGACGCGGACGTCGCGGGCCACGAACTCGACGCCGTGCACGTGGGGAACATGGCCGCGGAGGCCTTCGAGGACCTCTCGGGCCTCCACAACGCGCTCGCCGCGAGCCTCGGCGCCTACGGCGCGCAGGCCGACCGCGTGGAGAACACGAGCGCGAGCGGCGCGAGCGCGTTCCAGCGCGGCCTCCAGGCCGTCGCTTCTGGCGCCGCGGACACCGCACTCGTCGCGGGCGGCGAACGCATGTCCAGCGCCAGCACGGAGACAGCCACGGGCGTCATCGGGAGCATCGTCCACCCGGAGGAGTACGAGTACGGCGTCACGCTGCCGTCGTTCGGCGGCCTCGCGGCGGACGGCTACCTGCGCCGGTACGACGCGCCGTACGAGGCGCTCGCCACGGTTGCCGCGAAGAACCACGCGAACGGCGCGAACAACGAGTACGCGCAGTTCCAGAAGGAGATAACGGTCGAGGACGCCGTCGAATCACCCAGGATCGCCGACCCGCTCAGACTCTACGACTGCTGTCCGACCAGCGACGGCGCGGCGGCGCTCGTCCTGCAGGCCGAGGGCGGCGACGTCGCCGTGCGGGCCTGCGAGAGCGCGGTCGGCACGCACGCCGTCGCCGAGCGAGACGACCCACTGGAGATAGCGAGTGTGGCGACGGCCGGCGAGCGCGCGTTCGCCGCCGCCGACCGCGACCAGGGGGATATCGACGTGGCCTGCATCCACGACGCGTTCACGGTCCTCGAACTGCTCGAACTGGAGGAACTGGGCTTCTACGACGAGGGCGAGGCGTGGCGGGCGACGATGGACGGCGAGACCCGCCTCGACGGGGACCTGCCGGTGAACCCCGGCGGCGGCCTGAAGGCCCGCGGCCACCCGCTCGGCGCGACCGGCGTCTCGCAACTCGTCGAACTCGTCTGGCAGTTGCGCGGTGAGGCCGACGGCAGACAGGTTGACTGCGAGACGGGACTGGCGGTGAACGTCGCGGGCTTCGGGAACAACGCTGTCTGCTCGATACTAGAGGAAAACACATGA
- a CDS encoding cobalt transporter ApaG: MRCPNCGGEEFESVELGAGELVATTVSRVTPPGVREPNPLGIARFGDVALTAQLVDEELDAGDEVVLAGDYQLRDGHRGPRLEQA, translated from the coding sequence GTGCGCTGCCCGAACTGCGGCGGCGAGGAGTTCGAGTCGGTCGAACTCGGGGCGGGCGAACTCGTCGCGACCACCGTCTCGCGGGTGACGCCGCCCGGGGTGCGCGAGCCGAACCCCCTGGGCATCGCTCGCTTCGGCGACGTGGCACTGACGGCGCAACTGGTCGACGAGGAACTGGACGCGGGCGACGAGGTGGTGCTGGCTGGCGACTACCAACTGCGCGACGGGCACCGCGGACCGCGACTGGAGCAGGCGTAA
- a CDS encoding purine-cytosine permease, which translates to MEVDSAVVALCEVEGYLHVFHAVLARVLVVGDAADDVDPHLHGLPEQVLVVVVRVDAVLGERDDLQVDQVVDFVAEVEQCFDGRERLLCGVGVRSNARDAVGSAILGIYVATLCAIGAQTGLTTVLLSRYTFGRLGAKWADLLLGGTQVGWFGVTIPLVAIPTAKFFGVNTPTWVSALILLWGLFHLATAYFGYEGMEKLSLVAVPVLVVVGVLSIGIALQDAGGLGGLMETTGSAGSMTFGAAVTIVVGTFISGGTQAPNWARFASSRRTGFWAGLIAFLIGNSFLFVSGAVGGAVYADTGGDLYEVLAVQGLAAVGLIALILNIWTTNDNAAYAFGVAGSEAFDYDRKRPFVLAGGAIGIALALFGVANLLIPWLSTLGQYVPPLGGVLIADLLLCWRLNIPRMESVDFASVRVVPVVAYVLGCVVAALTAGAVIPGVGAPQLIPGIAALNGIIAAMVVQVVGHYGLERPGIVGTHDSETF; encoded by the coding sequence GTGGAGGTCGATTCGGCGGTCGTAGCGCTCTGCGAGGTCGAAGGCTATCTTCACGTCTTTCACGCCGTCCTCGCGCGTGTGCTCGTTGTGGGGGATGCCGCCGACGACGTCGACCCCCATCTCCACGGCCTCCCGGAGCAAGTCCTCGTGGTGGTCGTCCGTGTAGACGCCGTCCTGGGGGAACGCGACGACCTGCAGGTCGACCAGGTCGTCGACTTCGTCGCGGAGGTCGAGCAGTGCTTCGACGGCCGTGAGCGACTCCTCTGTGGTGTCGGCGTGCGTTCGAACGCGCGTGACGCCGTGGGCAGCGCCATACTCGGCATCTACGTCGCTACCCTCTGCGCCATCGGGGCACAGACCGGGCTCACCACCGTACTGCTCTCCCGGTACACGTTCGGCCGCCTCGGCGCGAAGTGGGCCGACCTCCTGCTCGGCGGGACGCAGGTCGGCTGGTTCGGCGTCACCATCCCGCTCGTCGCTATCCCGACCGCGAAGTTCTTCGGCGTCAACACGCCCACGTGGGTGTCCGCGCTCATCCTCCTCTGGGGGCTGTTCCACCTCGCGACAGCGTACTTCGGCTACGAGGGCATGGAGAAACTCTCGCTAGTAGCCGTCCCCGTCCTCGTCGTCGTCGGCGTTCTGTCCATCGGCATCGCGCTCCAGGACGCCGGCGGCCTCGGCGGCCTGATGGAGACGACTGGGAGCGCCGGTTCGATGACGTTCGGTGCCGCCGTCACCATCGTCGTCGGGACGTTCATCTCGGGTGGCACGCAGGCGCCGAACTGGGCCCGATTCGCCTCCTCGCGGCGCACCGGGTTCTGGGCCGGCCTCATCGCGTTCCTCATCGGCAACAGCTTCCTGTTCGTCAGCGGGGCGGTGGGCGGCGCCGTCTACGCCGACACAGGCGGGGACCTTTACGAGGTGCTCGCCGTCCAGGGGCTCGCAGCGGTCGGTCTCATCGCGCTCATCCTCAACATCTGGACGACGAACGACAACGCCGCGTACGCGTTCGGCGTCGCGGGTAGCGAGGCCTTCGACTACGACCGGAAGCGTCCGTTCGTGCTGGCGGGCGGGGCCATCGGTATCGCGCTCGCCCTGTTCGGCGTCGCGAACCTGTTGATCCCGTGGCTCTCGACGCTCGGCCAGTACGTCCCGCCGCTCGGCGGCGTCCTCATCGCCGACTTGCTGCTCTGCTGGCGGCTGAACATCCCGCGGATGGAGTCCGTCGACTTCGCGAGCGTGCGGGTCGTCCCGGTTGTCGCGTACGTCCTCGGCTGCGTCGTCGCCGCGCTCACTGCGGGTGCCGTCATCCCCGGGGTCGGTGCGCCACAGCTGATTCCCGGTATCGCTGCGCTCAACGGCATCATCGCCGCGATGGTGGTGCAGGTCGTCGGCCACTACGGTCTCGAACGTCCCGGCATCGTCGGCACGCACGACTCCGAGACGTTCTGA
- a CDS encoding dihydroorotase, producing MGTQSADLRVVNARVVTPSGTIDGGVASRDGKIVNVGTEANLPDAERTIDAEGNYLIPGFIDPHVHWGLSRYEFDYHEGLEHDFETETRGAVHGGVTSVVNFLLQPDPYLPDMDFFRQAGEENSYIDFAYHAIVHQDHHVDEIEGLAEEGIRSYKIFFNWYKHASPELGIDHSDAGRTYKVLDKVSEINDGVVMFHAENEDLAYERRQELQEEGRNDLEAWSESAPNICEAMQIEQIARLTEYTDSRSYIVHMSTGEGVDICERWQDQGVNVHAETLPAFLSHTKHDEELGTWGKISPPLRGEESQKRLWEGLRNGTVDYLGTDHCPHKLEFKEKDTGKHGDIWDAIPGDNNGIEYFLPVMMSEGVNKNRISMERLVEICAENNAKRWGLYPRKGALAEGSDADMVIVDLDKSKVVDDDFYHTMEPRYSTFHGEELTGLPTHTIVGGEVVVEDDELQVDAGGRDYLPRYDNGVPRE from the coding sequence ATGGGCACGCAGTCCGCAGACCTGAGAGTCGTCAATGCGCGCGTCGTCACGCCGTCCGGCACCATCGACGGTGGTGTAGCGTCGCGCGACGGAAAGATCGTGAACGTCGGCACGGAGGCGAACCTCCCCGACGCCGAACGAACCATCGACGCGGAAGGCAACTACCTGATTCCCGGGTTCATCGACCCGCACGTCCACTGGGGGCTCTCCCGCTACGAGTTCGACTACCACGAGGGCCTCGAACACGACTTCGAGACGGAGACCCGCGGCGCGGTCCACGGCGGCGTCACCAGCGTCGTGAACTTCCTCCTCCAGCCGGACCCCTACCTGCCCGACATGGACTTCTTCCGGCAGGCCGGCGAGGAGAACTCCTACATCGACTTCGCGTATCACGCCATCGTCCACCAGGACCACCACGTCGACGAGATCGAGGGTCTGGCCGAGGAGGGCATCCGTTCGTACAAGATTTTCTTCAACTGGTACAAGCACGCCAGCCCCGAACTCGGCATCGACCACTCCGACGCCGGCCGCACCTACAAGGTGCTCGACAAGGTCTCCGAGATCAACGACGGCGTCGTGATGTTCCACGCGGAGAACGAGGACCTCGCCTACGAGCGCCGCCAGGAGCTCCAGGAGGAGGGCCGCAACGACCTCGAAGCGTGGAGCGAGTCCGCGCCGAACATCTGCGAGGCGATGCAGATAGAACAGATTGCTCGCCTCACCGAGTACACGGACTCCCGCTCGTACATCGTCCACATGTCCACGGGCGAGGGCGTCGACATCTGCGAGCGCTGGCAGGACCAGGGCGTCAACGTCCACGCGGAGACGCTGCCCGCGTTCCTCAGCCACACGAAACACGACGAGGAACTCGGCACGTGGGGGAAGATCAGCCCGCCGCTCCGCGGCGAGGAGTCCCAGAAGCGCCTCTGGGAGGGCCTCCGCAACGGCACCGTCGACTACCTCGGCACCGACCACTGCCCGCACAAACTCGAGTTCAAGGAGAAGGACACGGGCAAGCACGGCGACATCTGGGACGCCATCCCGGGCGACAACAACGGCATCGAGTACTTCCTCCCCGTGATGATGAGCGAGGGCGTCAACAAGAACCGCATCTCGATGGAGCGTCTCGTCGAAATCTGCGCCGAGAACAACGCCAAGCGCTGGGGCCTCTACCCCCGGAAGGGCGCACTCGCGGAGGGCTCGGACGCCGACATGGTCATCGTCGACCTGGACAAGAGCAAGGTCGTGGACGACGACTTCTACCACACGATGGAGCCCCGCTACTCGACGTTCCACGGCGAGGAACTGACGGGCCTCCCGACCCACACCATCGTCGGCGGCGAGGTCGTCGTCGAGGACGACGAACTGCAGGTCGACGCGGGCGGCCGCGACTACCTGCCCCGGTACGACAACGGGGTCCCGCGCGAGTAA
- a CDS encoding DEAD/DEAH box helicase, with translation MTDISKEAFHDALESVGRPVATAAQVARELGCTQAEAADALEELAERGDVERAGVESDPVVWYPRDWLELTDRERVVPFPGRREIIVDQPAQFTRAQLSRFAHLEDTTRTGSYRYVVREEDVWAAPFESLEALLDAMRRVLPREVPGLEDWVEEQWTRATRFRLRTHDDGYVVLEAKSESLLGNVAEQKLADDVLRAKISDTEAWVAEEKVAELKRTLYEAGYPVRDDRDLETGDPLDVTLNLELRDYQADWVERFVDANSGVLVGPPGAGKTVAAMGALEAVGGETLVLVPSRELAAQWRDELLAHTSLTPDQVGEYHGGSKEVRPVTIATYQTAGMDRHRHVFDDREWGLIVYDEAHHIPSEVFRRSADLQSKHRLGLSATPVREDDKEMDIYTLIGPPIGTDWDALFDAGYVAEPEVEIRYVPWLDDDARYEYASESGHTRRRLAAENPAKDEEARHLLGQHPDKQALVFVDYLEQGRRLAEALDAPFVSGETRHVERQSLFDQFRTGALDTLVVSRIGDEGIDLPDAELAIVASGLGGSRRQGAQRAGRTMRPGGQSLLFVLATRGTEEEDDARNRMRHLAAKGVRVTESGSSRD, from the coding sequence GTGACCGACATCTCGAAGGAGGCGTTCCACGACGCCCTCGAATCCGTGGGGCGCCCAGTCGCCACCGCCGCACAGGTCGCGCGGGAACTGGGGTGCACGCAGGCCGAGGCCGCCGATGCGCTGGAGGAACTCGCGGAGCGCGGCGACGTCGAGCGGGCGGGCGTGGAGTCCGACCCCGTGGTGTGGTATCCGCGGGACTGGCTCGAACTGACCGACCGCGAGCGCGTCGTCCCGTTCCCGGGGCGCCGGGAGATCATCGTCGACCAGCCGGCGCAGTTCACGCGCGCCCAGCTCTCCCGGTTCGCGCACCTCGAGGACACGACGCGAACGGGAAGCTACCGCTACGTGGTCCGCGAGGAGGACGTGTGGGCGGCGCCGTTCGAGTCCCTGGAAGCCCTCCTGGATGCGATGCGCCGCGTGCTCCCGCGGGAGGTGCCCGGCCTCGAGGACTGGGTCGAGGAGCAGTGGACGCGCGCGACCAGGTTCCGCCTGCGAACCCACGACGACGGCTACGTCGTGCTCGAGGCCAAGAGCGAGAGTCTTCTCGGGAACGTCGCCGAGCAGAAACTCGCGGACGACGTGCTCCGCGCGAAGATCTCGGACACCGAGGCGTGGGTCGCCGAGGAGAAGGTCGCGGAACTGAAGCGCACGCTGTACGAGGCGGGCTACCCTGTGCGCGACGACCGCGACCTCGAAACGGGCGACCCCCTCGACGTCACCCTGAACCTCGAACTCCGTGACTACCAGGCCGACTGGGTCGAGCGATTCGTCGACGCCAACTCCGGCGTGCTCGTCGGACCGCCGGGTGCGGGGAAGACGGTCGCCGCGATGGGCGCGCTGGAGGCCGTCGGCGGCGAGACGCTTGTGCTGGTCCCGAGTCGCGAACTCGCCGCGCAGTGGCGCGACGAACTGCTCGCGCACACCTCGCTCACCCCCGACCAGGTGGGCGAGTACCACGGCGGCAGCAAGGAGGTCCGGCCCGTCACCATCGCCACGTACCAGACCGCGGGGATGGACCGCCATCGCCACGTCTTCGACGACCGGGAGTGGGGGCTCATCGTCTACGACGAGGCCCACCACATCCCGAGCGAGGTGTTCCGGCGCTCGGCGGACCTCCAGAGCAAACACCGCCTGGGGCTGTCGGCGACACCAGTACGGGAGGACGACAAGGAGATGGACATCTACACGCTCATCGGGCCGCCCATCGGCACCGACTGGGACGCGCTGTTCGACGCGGGCTACGTCGCGGAACCGGAGGTCGAGATACGCTACGTGCCGTGGCTGGACGACGACGCGCGCTACGAGTACGCCAGCGAGAGCGGCCACACGCGCCGCCGGCTCGCCGCAGAGAACCCCGCGAAAGACGAGGAGGCGCGACACCTCCTGGGCCAGCATCCCGACAAGCAGGCGCTCGTGTTCGTCGACTACCTCGAACAGGGCCGGCGCCTCGCGGAGGCACTCGACGCGCCGTTCGTGAGCGGGGAGACCCGTCACGTCGAGCGCCAGTCGCTGTTCGACCAGTTCCGGACCGGCGCGCTGGACACGCTCGTCGTCTCCCGCATCGGGGACGAGGGCATCGACCTGCCGGACGCCGAACTCGCAATCGTCGCGTCGGGCCTCGGTGGCAGTCGGCGCCAGGGCGCCCAACGCGCCGGCCGCACGATGCGTCCGGGCGGCCAGTCGCTGCTGTTCGTGCTGGCGACCCGCGGCACCGAAGAGGAGGACGACGCGCGCAACCGGATGCGCCACCTCGCGGCGAAGGGCGTGCGCGTCACCGAGTCCGGGAGCAGCCGTGACTGA
- a CDS encoding acyl esterase: MPSTSEPAYSVHADLDVMIEARDGTGLATDIYRPADPDTREPIEEPRPVILDRTPYDKTGGRTRHGEWYASRGYVIAIQDVRGRFDSEGEFFINKNEAEDGADTVEWLADQEFCDGNVVTLGTSYGAWVQNALATQDPDGLAGMFVNMGAANGRKKTFRHNGAFEQRWLSWALTLGAGFSHESLADPDVQQVFADVDVREVFENGPIQRGESALAELPQYEDWAFEIMTTASASDDYWQNPSVNFERYYDQSADVPTVYSGGWYDSYTGATCDNFVGLADRKDSDHYLLMGPWTHLARLPGGHDHSENLLFPPLTWEHPTAGDLAFGEDATMNYRETRKQFFDQYVLGEDSWDLPRVQYFLMGTGDGHQTEEGNLFHGGEWRSAEEWPPEGTEMTKFYAHDDGTLSTEKPAASESYTSYQYDPEDPVPTIGGNTSSYLTYEPREESVEAYPLGDRNIVDFAGRGGYDQRTDEDTFGASEPYGPLSQRDDVVVFRTPPLEEAVEIAGPIRVRVFGETDAPDTDFTAKLIDEHPESDDYPDGYDLNLSDSICRARFRGYRDEPDFVEPGDVYEFYMEPYDTANRFKAGHRIRLDISSSNWPRFDVNPNSGGPLYTDDDYQVAENTVHHSATHPTHVELPLQPTN, encoded by the coding sequence ATGCCGAGCACCAGCGAACCAGCGTACAGTGTCCACGCCGACCTCGACGTGATGATCGAGGCACGTGACGGCACTGGACTGGCGACAGACATCTACCGACCGGCCGACCCGGACACCCGCGAACCCATCGAGGAACCCCGGCCCGTCATCCTCGACCGCACGCCGTACGACAAGACTGGCGGCCGGACTCGTCACGGGGAGTGGTACGCCTCGCGGGGGTACGTCATCGCCATCCAGGACGTGCGCGGCCGCTTCGACAGCGAGGGCGAGTTCTTCATCAACAAGAACGAGGCCGAGGACGGCGCCGACACCGTCGAGTGGCTCGCCGACCAGGAGTTCTGCGACGGCAACGTCGTCACTCTCGGCACGTCCTACGGTGCGTGGGTGCAGAACGCGCTCGCCACGCAGGACCCCGACGGCCTCGCCGGGATGTTCGTCAACATGGGCGCCGCCAACGGCCGGAAGAAGACGTTCCGCCACAACGGCGCCTTCGAGCAGCGGTGGCTGTCGTGGGCGCTGACGCTCGGCGCAGGGTTCTCCCACGAGTCCCTCGCCGACCCCGACGTCCAGCAGGTGTTCGCGGACGTGGACGTCCGCGAGGTGTTCGAGAACGGCCCCATCCAGCGGGGCGAATCGGCGCTCGCGGAGTTGCCCCAGTACGAGGACTGGGCGTTCGAGATCATGACCACGGCGTCGGCGAGCGACGACTACTGGCAGAACCCGAGCGTCAACTTCGAGCGCTACTACGACCAGAGCGCGGACGTCCCGACGGTCTACTCCGGCGGGTGGTACGACTCCTACACTGGCGCGACCTGCGACAACTTCGTCGGCCTCGCCGACCGGAAGGACAGCGACCACTACCTCCTGATGGGGCCGTGGACCCACCTCGCGCGCCTCCCGGGCGGCCACGACCACAGCGAGAACCTCCTGTTCCCGCCGCTAACGTGGGAGCACCCGACCGCCGGCGACCTGGCGTTCGGGGAAGACGCGACGATGAACTACCGCGAGACCCGCAAGCAGTTCTTCGACCAGTACGTCCTGGGCGAGGATTCGTGGGACCTCCCCCGCGTCCAGTACTTCCTGATGGGCACGGGCGACGGCCACCAGACCGAGGAGGGCAACCTGTTCCACGGCGGCGAGTGGCGCAGCGCCGAAGAGTGGCCGCCCGAGGGCACGGAGATGACGAAGTTCTACGCGCACGACGACGGCACGCTCTCCACCGAGAAGCCTGCCGCCAGCGAGTCGTACACGTCCTACCAGTACGACCCCGAGGACCCGGTGCCGACCATCGGCGGCAACACCTCCTCCTATCTCACCTACGAGCCACGCGAGGAGTCCGTCGAGGCGTACCCGCTGGGCGACAGGAACATAGTCGACTTCGCGGGCCGCGGCGGCTACGACCAGCGCACGGACGAGGACACCTTCGGCGCCAGCGAGCCGTACGGCCCCCTCAGCCAGCGCGACGACGTCGTCGTCTTCCGCACGCCGCCGCTCGAGGAGGCCGTCGAGATCGCGGGCCCCATCCGCGTCCGTGTCTTCGGCGAGACGGACGCGCCGGACACGGACTTCACCGCGAAGCTAATCGACGAACACCCCGAGTCCGATGACTACCCCGACGGCTACGACCTCAACCTCTCGGACTCCATCTGCCGCGCGCGCTTCCGGGGCTACCGCGACGAACCCGACTTCGTCGAACCCGGCGACGTCTACGAGTTCTACATGGAGCCCTACGACACCGCGAACCGGTTCAAAGCGGGCCACCGCATCCGCCTCGACATCTCCTCGTCGAACTGGCCGCGCTTCGACGTGAACCCGAACTCGGGCGGCCCGCTGTACACTGACGACGACTACCAGGTCGCGGAGAACACCGTCCACCACTCTGCGACGCACCCGACGCACGTCGAACTCCCCCTCCAGCCGACGAACTGA
- a CDS encoding histidine kinase, whose amino-acid sequence MAETLSDASEEASSAIGEIEASSDQVSEVAQQQTERTERAEANVSELSATVEEIAATAQEIDRLAEDANDLASEGTDDAEDAIERMERAMEASERNMEVVQSLEERMDTINEMTEMIDEIADQTSLLALNANIEAARAGEDGSGFKVVADEVKSLAEESKEAVAEISEIVDDLKEGIDTTAEAIDDSNEEVKQGADAVEDVVDRIDEIDEAISETNHGLSEITSATEDQAESAETVHQLVEEVADSSRDVSGRMQQVAAGVQQQRESVSDVADQSRDVDDIADDMAESLTDFRLDEDEAATVDE is encoded by the coding sequence ATCGCGGAGACGCTGAGCGACGCCAGCGAGGAGGCCAGTTCCGCTATCGGCGAGATCGAGGCGTCAAGCGACCAGGTCTCGGAGGTCGCCCAGCAGCAGACCGAGCGCACGGAGCGCGCCGAGGCGAACGTCTCGGAACTCTCCGCCACGGTCGAGGAGATCGCGGCGACCGCCCAGGAGATCGACCGCCTCGCCGAGGACGCCAACGACCTCGCCTCCGAGGGGACCGACGACGCCGAGGACGCCATCGAGCGCATGGAGCGCGCGATGGAGGCCTCCGAGCGCAACATGGAGGTCGTCCAGTCCCTCGAGGAGCGGATGGACACCATCAACGAGATGACGGAGATGATCGACGAGATCGCCGACCAGACCAGCCTCCTCGCGCTCAACGCCAACATCGAGGCGGCCCGCGCGGGCGAGGACGGCAGCGGCTTCAAGGTCGTCGCCGACGAGGTGAAGTCCCTCGCCGAGGAGTCAAAGGAGGCCGTCGCGGAGATCTCCGAGATCGTCGACGACCTCAAGGAGGGCATCGACACCACCGCCGAGGCCATCGACGACAGCAACGAAGAGGTCAAGCAGGGCGCCGACGCCGTCGAGGACGTGGTCGACCGCATCGACGAGATCGACGAAGCCATCTCCGAGACGAACCACGGCCTCAGCGAGATCACGAGCGCCACCGAGGACCAGGCCGAGAGCGCCGAGACCGTCCACCAGCTGGTCGAGGAGGTCGCCGACTCCAGCCGCGACGTCAGCGGCCGGATGCAGCAGGTCGCCGCGGGCGTCCAGCAGCAACGAGAGTCCGTCTCAGACGTCGCCGACCAGTCCCGCGACGTCGACGACATCGCCGACGACATGGCCGAGAGCCTCACCGACTTCCGCCTCGACGAGGACGAGGCGGCGACCGTCGACGAGTAG